Proteins encoded by one window of Streptomyces sp. NBC_01477:
- the lgt gene encoding prolipoprotein diacylglyceryl transferase: MELAFIPSPAHGVVHLGPIPLRGYAFCIIIGVFVAVWYGNKRWLARGGRAGTVADISVWAVPFGLIGGRLYHVITDYELYFTDGKDWVDAFKVWQGGLGIWGAIAMGALGAWIGCRRRGIALPAYADAIAPGIAFAQAIGRWGNWFNQELYGGPTTLPWGLKIDAAHRPDNTPDLATYHPTFLYESLWCVGVALLVIWADRRFKLGHGRAFALYVAAYTVGRAWIEHMRVDYAHRILGMRLNDWTAIVVFVAAVAYLVLSARLRPGREAEVEPVADSVPAQTAEDGTDAPAEADGTAGELAQAPAADSVSGSPGDAVEPSDDEPEPADEPSKAAAGPASGPAAT; this comes from the coding sequence ATGGAACTCGCATTCATCCCCAGCCCCGCGCACGGCGTCGTCCACCTCGGACCGATCCCGCTGCGTGGCTACGCGTTCTGCATCATCATCGGCGTCTTCGTTGCCGTCTGGTACGGCAACAAGCGCTGGCTCGCCCGCGGCGGACGGGCCGGCACGGTTGCCGACATCTCCGTGTGGGCGGTGCCGTTCGGCCTGATCGGTGGCCGGCTCTACCACGTGATCACCGATTACGAGCTGTACTTCACCGATGGCAAGGACTGGGTCGACGCCTTCAAGGTGTGGCAGGGCGGGCTCGGGATCTGGGGCGCCATCGCCATGGGCGCGCTGGGCGCCTGGATCGGCTGCCGCCGCCGGGGGATCGCGCTGCCGGCGTACGCCGACGCCATCGCGCCGGGCATCGCCTTCGCGCAGGCCATCGGCCGCTGGGGCAACTGGTTCAACCAGGAGCTGTACGGCGGTCCGACCACCCTGCCGTGGGGCCTGAAGATCGACGCCGCGCACCGGCCGGACAACACGCCGGACCTGGCCACGTACCACCCGACCTTCCTGTACGAGTCGCTGTGGTGCGTCGGTGTCGCCCTGCTGGTGATCTGGGCCGACCGGCGCTTCAAGCTCGGCCACGGTCGGGCCTTCGCGCTCTACGTCGCCGCGTACACGGTGGGCCGGGCCTGGATCGAGCACATGCGCGTCGACTACGCGCACCGCATCCTGGGCATGCGTCTCAACGACTGGACAGCGATCGTGGTGTTCGTCGCCGCCGTCGCCTATCTGGTGCTGTCGGCCCGGCTGCGCCCCGGCCGTGAGGCGGAGGTGGAACCCGTCGCCGACAGCGTCCCGGCGCAGACCGCCGAGGACGGTACCGACGCACCCGCCGAAGCGGACGGCACCGCCGGTGAGCTGGCACAAGCTCCCGCGGCCGACTCCGTGAGCGGATCACCGGGTGACGCGGTGGAGCCGTCCGACGACGAGCCGGAGCCGGCCGATGAGCCGTCCAAGGCCGCCGCGGGGCCGGCAAGCGGACCGGCCGCCACCTAG
- a CDS encoding VIT1/CCC1 transporter family protein encodes MTSAAVDNAAATPYHVPHHVHRDVTGGWLRPAVFGAMDGLVSNLALMTGVAGGDVSSRTLVVTGLAGLAAGAFSMAAGEYTSVASQRELVQAELDIERIELRRHPEDEMRELAELYVARGVEPELAHEVARQLSADPEQALEIHAREELGVDPTDLPSPVVAAGSSFVSFALGALLPVLPYLLGADVLWPAVLLALVGLFGCGAAVARITARSWWYGGLRQLLLGAAAGGVTFVLGALIGTAAG; translated from the coding sequence ATGACAAGCGCCGCCGTCGATAACGCCGCCGCCACGCCGTACCACGTCCCCCACCATGTGCACCGGGACGTGACCGGGGGCTGGCTGCGGCCCGCGGTCTTCGGGGCGATGGACGGCCTGGTGTCCAACCTCGCGCTGATGACCGGTGTGGCCGGCGGCGATGTGAGCTCCCGCACCCTGGTGGTCACCGGCCTGGCGGGCCTGGCGGCCGGCGCCTTCTCCATGGCGGCCGGCGAGTACACCTCGGTTGCCTCCCAGCGCGAGCTGGTCCAGGCCGAGCTGGACATCGAGCGGATCGAGCTGCGCCGGCACCCCGAGGACGAGATGCGCGAGCTGGCCGAGCTGTACGTGGCGCGCGGGGTGGAGCCGGAACTCGCGCACGAGGTGGCCAGGCAGCTGTCCGCCGACCCCGAGCAGGCGCTGGAGATACACGCCCGCGAGGAGCTGGGCGTGGACCCGACCGACCTGCCCTCGCCGGTGGTCGCCGCGGGCTCGTCGTTCGTGTCGTTCGCGCTGGGCGCGCTGCTGCCGGTACTGCCGTATCTGCTCGGCGCCGACGTCCTGTGGCCCGCGGTGCTGCTGGCGCTGGTCGGGCTGTTCGGCTGCGGGGCCGCTGTGGCGCGGATCACCGCCCGGTCCTGGTGGTACGGAGGACTTCGGCAACTGCTCTTGGGTGCGGCGGCCGGCGGAGTTACCTTCGTATTGGGCGCGCTCATCGGCACCGCCGCCGGCTGA
- the gltB gene encoding glutamate synthase large subunit yields the protein MRSRSAFMDGRPAPQGMYDPRNEHDACGVGFVATLTGEASHDLVEQALTVLRNLEHRGATGAEPDSGDGAGILLQVPDAFLRAAAGFELPAAGHYAVGLAFLPVETEDRAKAVDAIERIAAEEGLTVLGWREVPVAPELLGATARSTMPYFSQLFVADTAGGLGGIELDRPAFVLRKRAEREADVYFPSLSARTLVYKGMLTTGQLEPFFPDLSDRRFATAIALVHSRFSTNTFPSWPLAHPYRFVAHNGEINTVKGNRNWMRARESQLASDLFSGDLERIYPVCTPEASDTASFDEVLELLHLGGRSLPHSVLMMIPEAWENHEAMDPARRAFYQYHSTLMEPWDGPACVTFSDGSLVGAVLDRNGLRPGRYWVTDDGLVVLASESGVLDIAPSKVVRKGRLQPGRMFLVDTVSHRIVEDDEIKAGIAAENPYADWLEAGLVDLADLPEREHIVHTHASVTRRQQTFGYTEEELRVLLAPMARTGGEPLGSMGTDSPIAALSDRPRLLFDYFTQLFAQVTNPPLDAIREELVTSLISTIGPSGNLLEPSPASCRNLTLPFPVIDNDDLAKLIHVNADGDMPGLKAATLSGLYRVTGGGDALAARLAEICAEADAAIEDGARLIVLSDRHSDAEHAPIPSLLLTSAVHHHLIRTKQRTQVGLLVEAGDVREVHHVALLIGYGAAAVNPYLAMESVEDLVAAGTFLSGIEPEAALRNLIKALGKGVLKVMSKMGISTVASYRGAQVFEAIGLDTDFVDTYFHLTDSKIGGAGIDVIAAEVAARHAKAYPVSGIQTAHRRLEIGGEYQWRREGEPHLFDPDTVFRLQHATRTRRYDIFKQYTERVNEQSERLMTLRGLFGLKSEREPLAIDEVEPVTEIVKRFSTGAMSYGSISREAHETLAIAMNQLGGKSNTGEGGEDPERLYDPARRSAIKQVASGRFGVTSEYLVNADDIQIKMAQGAKPGEGGQLPGHKVYPWIAGTRHSTAGVGLISPPPHHDIYSIEDLAQLIHDLKNANPKARVHVKLVSEVGVGTVAAGVSKAHADVVLISGHDGGTGASPLTSLKHAGGPWELGLAETQQTLLLNGLRDRIVVQTDGQLKTGRDVVIAALLGAEEFGFATAPLVVSGCVMMRVCHLDTCPVGVATQNPVLRDRFSGKPEFVVNFFEFIAEEVREILAELGFRSIEEAVGHAELIDAGRAVDHWKAQGLDLAPLLHVPALPEGAALHRTTEQDHGLAKALDNELIRLAAEALESGAPVRAQVPIRNVNRTVGTMLGHEVTKKYGGAGLPEGTIDITFTGSAGQSFGAFLPKGITLRLEGDANDYVGKGLSGGRVVVRPDRGADHLAEYSTIAGNTIAYGATGGELFLRGRTGERFCVRNSGATVVSEGVGDHGCEYMTGGRAVVLGATGRNFAAGMSGGIAYVLDLDPAAVNPGMVAVEALDADDITWLHDVVRRHAEETGSTVAERLLTDWGAALTRFGKVMPRDYKAVLAAKNAAEQAGLSESETTAKMMEAANG from the coding sequence ATGCGTTCGCGTTCCGCGTTCATGGACGGGCGACCCGCCCCGCAGGGGATGTACGACCCCCGCAACGAGCACGACGCCTGCGGTGTCGGCTTTGTGGCCACCCTCACCGGCGAGGCGAGCCATGACCTCGTGGAGCAGGCGCTCACCGTCCTGCGCAACCTGGAACACCGCGGAGCCACCGGCGCCGAGCCCGACTCGGGTGACGGCGCGGGCATACTCCTCCAGGTCCCCGACGCGTTCCTGCGTGCCGCCGCCGGCTTCGAGCTGCCCGCCGCCGGGCACTACGCGGTCGGCCTGGCCTTCCTGCCCGTCGAGACCGAGGACCGCGCCAAGGCCGTCGATGCCATCGAGCGGATCGCCGCGGAAGAGGGCCTGACCGTCCTGGGCTGGCGCGAGGTCCCGGTCGCCCCCGAGCTGCTGGGCGCCACCGCCCGCTCGACCATGCCGTACTTCTCCCAGCTCTTCGTCGCCGACACCGCCGGCGGGCTGGGCGGTATCGAGCTGGACCGGCCCGCCTTCGTGCTGCGCAAGCGCGCCGAGCGCGAGGCCGACGTCTACTTCCCCTCGCTGTCCGCCCGCACCCTGGTCTACAAGGGCATGCTCACCACCGGGCAGCTGGAGCCGTTCTTCCCCGACCTGTCCGACCGCCGCTTCGCCACCGCCATCGCGCTGGTGCACTCCCGCTTCTCCACCAACACCTTCCCCAGCTGGCCGCTCGCCCACCCGTACCGCTTCGTCGCGCACAACGGCGAGATCAACACGGTCAAGGGCAACCGCAACTGGATGCGGGCCCGCGAGTCGCAGCTGGCCAGCGACCTGTTCAGCGGCGACCTGGAGCGGATCTACCCGGTCTGCACCCCCGAGGCGTCCGACACCGCGTCCTTCGACGAGGTCCTCGAACTGCTGCACCTCGGCGGACGCTCGCTGCCGCACAGCGTGCTGATGATGATCCCGGAGGCGTGGGAGAACCACGAGGCGATGGACCCCGCCAGGCGGGCGTTCTACCAGTACCACTCCACGCTGATGGAGCCCTGGGACGGCCCGGCCTGCGTCACCTTCTCCGACGGCTCGCTCGTCGGCGCGGTCCTGGACCGCAACGGTCTGCGCCCCGGCCGCTACTGGGTCACCGACGACGGCCTGGTCGTCCTGGCCTCCGAGTCCGGTGTGCTGGACATCGCTCCGAGCAAGGTCGTCCGCAAGGGCCGGCTCCAGCCGGGCCGGATGTTCCTGGTCGACACCGTCTCGCACCGGATCGTCGAGGACGACGAGATCAAGGCCGGTATCGCGGCCGAGAACCCGTACGCCGACTGGCTCGAAGCCGGCCTGGTCGACCTCGCCGACCTGCCCGAGCGCGAGCACATCGTGCACACCCACGCCTCGGTCACCCGGCGCCAGCAGACTTTCGGCTACACCGAGGAGGAGCTGCGGGTCCTGCTCGCCCCGATGGCCAGGACCGGCGGCGAACCGCTGGGCTCGATGGGTACGGACTCGCCGATCGCCGCGCTGTCCGACCGCCCCCGGCTGCTGTTCGACTACTTCACCCAGCTGTTCGCCCAGGTCACCAACCCGCCGCTGGACGCCATCCGCGAAGAGCTGGTCACCTCGCTGATCTCCACCATCGGCCCCTCGGGCAACCTGCTGGAGCCCAGCCCCGCGTCCTGCCGCAACCTCACCCTGCCCTTCCCGGTGATCGACAACGACGACCTGGCCAAGCTCATCCACGTCAACGCCGACGGCGACATGCCGGGCCTGAAGGCCGCCACCCTGTCCGGCCTGTACCGGGTCACCGGCGGCGGCGACGCGCTCGCCGCCCGGCTCGCCGAGATCTGCGCCGAGGCCGACGCCGCCATAGAGGACGGCGCCCGGCTGATCGTGCTGTCCGACCGGCACTCCGACGCCGAGCACGCCCCGATCCCCTCGCTGCTGCTCACCTCCGCCGTGCACCACCACCTGATCCGTACCAAGCAGCGCACCCAGGTCGGACTGCTGGTCGAGGCCGGCGACGTCCGCGAGGTGCACCATGTGGCGCTGCTGATCGGCTACGGCGCCGCGGCCGTCAACCCCTACCTGGCCATGGAGTCCGTCGAGGACCTGGTCGCGGCCGGCACCTTCCTCAGCGGCATCGAGCCCGAGGCGGCGCTGCGCAACCTGATCAAGGCGCTCGGCAAGGGCGTGCTCAAGGTCATGTCCAAGATGGGCATCTCCACCGTGGCCTCCTACCGCGGCGCCCAGGTCTTCGAGGCCATCGGCCTGGACACCGACTTCGTGGACACCTACTTCCACCTCACCGACAGCAAGATCGGCGGGGCCGGCATCGACGTCATCGCCGCCGAGGTCGCCGCCCGGCACGCCAAGGCCTACCCGGTCTCCGGCATACAGACCGCCCACCGCCGCCTGGAGATCGGCGGCGAGTACCAGTGGCGCCGCGAGGGCGAACCGCACCTGTTCGACCCGGACACCGTCTTCCGGCTCCAGCACGCCACCCGCACCCGCCGCTACGACATCTTCAAGCAGTACACCGAGCGGGTGAACGAGCAGTCCGAGCGGCTGATGACGCTGCGCGGCCTGTTCGGCCTGAAGTCCGAGCGCGAGCCCCTCGCGATCGACGAGGTCGAGCCGGTCACCGAGATCGTCAAGCGGTTCTCCACCGGCGCCATGTCGTACGGCTCGATCTCGCGCGAGGCGCACGAGACGCTGGCCATCGCCATGAACCAGCTCGGCGGCAAGTCCAACACCGGCGAGGGCGGCGAGGACCCGGAGCGGCTGTACGACCCGGCCCGGCGCAGCGCCATCAAGCAGGTCGCCTCCGGCCGCTTCGGCGTCACGTCCGAATACCTGGTCAACGCCGACGACATCCAGATCAAGATGGCCCAGGGCGCCAAGCCCGGCGAGGGCGGCCAGCTGCCCGGCCACAAGGTCTACCCGTGGATCGCCGGCACCCGGCACTCCACCGCGGGCGTCGGCCTGATCTCCCCGCCGCCGCACCACGACATCTACTCCATCGAGGACCTCGCCCAGCTGATCCACGACCTGAAGAACGCCAACCCCAAGGCGCGGGTCCACGTCAAGCTGGTCTCCGAGGTCGGCGTCGGCACGGTCGCCGCGGGCGTCAGCAAGGCGCACGCCGACGTCGTCCTGATCTCCGGCCACGACGGCGGCACCGGCGCCTCCCCGCTGACCTCGCTCAAGCACGCCGGCGGCCCCTGGGAGCTGGGCCTGGCCGAGACCCAGCAGACACTGCTGCTCAACGGGCTGCGCGACCGCATCGTCGTGCAGACCGACGGCCAGCTCAAGACCGGCCGCGACGTGGTCATCGCCGCGCTGCTCGGCGCCGAGGAATTCGGCTTCGCCACCGCACCGCTGGTGGTCTCCGGCTGCGTCATGATGCGCGTCTGCCACCTGGACACCTGTCCGGTCGGCGTCGCCACCCAGAACCCGGTGCTGCGCGACCGCTTCTCCGGCAAGCCCGAATTCGTGGTCAACTTCTTCGAGTTCATCGCCGAGGAGGTCAGGGAGATCCTGGCCGAGCTGGGCTTCCGCAGCATCGAGGAGGCCGTCGGCCACGCCGAGCTGATCGACGCCGGCCGCGCCGTCGACCACTGGAAGGCGCAGGGCCTGGACCTGGCCCCGCTGCTGCACGTGCCCGCGCTGCCCGAGGGCGCCGCACTGCACCGCACCACCGAGCAGGACCACGGCCTGGCCAAGGCGCTGGACAACGAGCTGATCAGGCTCGCCGCCGAAGCCCTGGAAAGCGGCGCCCCGGTCCGCGCCCAGGTGCCGATCCGCAACGTCAACCGCACGGTCGGCACCATGCTCGGCCACGAGGTGACCAAGAAGTACGGCGGCGCGGGCCTGCCCGAGGGCACGATCGACATCACCTTCACCGGCTCCGCGGGCCAGTCCTTCGGCGCGTTCCTGCCCAAGGGCATCACCCTGCGGCTCGAAGGCGACGCCAACGACTACGTCGGCAAGGGCCTGTCCGGCGGCCGGGTCGTCGTCCGCCCCGACCGCGGCGCCGACCACCTCGCCGAATACTCGACCATCGCGGGCAACACCATCGCCTACGGTGCCACCGGCGGCGAGCTGTTCCTGCGCGGCAGGACCGGCGAGCGCTTCTGCGTCCGCAACTCCGGCGCCACCGTCGTCTCCGAAGGCGTCGGCGACCACGGCTGCGAATACATGACCGGCGGCCGTGCCGTCGTCCTCGGCGCCACCGGGCGCAACTTCGCGGCCGGCATGTCCGGCGGCATCGCCTACGTCCTCGACCTGGACCCGGCCGCCGTCAACCCCGGCATGGTCGCCGTCGAAGCGCTGGACGCGGACGACATCACGTGGCTGCACGATGTGGTGCGCCGTCACGCCGAGGAGACCGGCTCCACCGTCGCCGAGCGGCTGCTCACCGACTGGGGCGCCGCCCTCACCCGCTTCGGCAAGGTCATGCCGAGGGACTACAAGGCAGTGCTCGCCGCCAAGAACGCCGCCGAGCAGGCCGGACTCTCCGAGTCCGAGACCACAGCGAAGATGATGGAGGCAGCAAATGGCTGA
- a CDS encoding glutamate synthase subunit beta, whose translation MADPKGFLTTGRETAPMRPVEERRQDWNEVYVPGGLLPIISKQAGRCMDCGIPFCHNGCPLGNLIPEWNDYAYREDWRAASERLHATNNFPEFTGRLCPAPCESACVLGINQPAVTIKNVEVTIIDKAWEAGDVTPQPPERLSGKTVAVIGSGPAGLAAAQQLTRAGHTVAVYERADRIGGLLRYGIPEFKMEKRHINRRIEQMRAEGTKFRTGVQIGTDLDAAKLAKRYDAVVIAAGATISRDLPVPGRDLNGIHVAMDYLPLANKVQEGDFVAPPITAEGKHVVVIGGGDTGADCVGTAHRQGARSVTQLEIMPRPSDERPTGQPWPTMPAVYKVTSAHEEGGERVYAVNTMKFTGDADGNVRELHLVEVAFQDGVFVPQTGTERIIPADLVTLAMGFTGTDQSNGLVDQLGLDLDARGNIARDGSYATNVAGVFVAGDAGRGQSLIVWAIAEGRSAAKAVDAYLTGVPSALHAPIRPTDRPLTV comes from the coding sequence ATGGCTGACCCCAAGGGCTTCCTCACCACCGGCCGCGAAACCGCCCCGATGCGCCCGGTCGAGGAGCGCAGGCAGGACTGGAACGAGGTCTACGTCCCCGGCGGGCTGCTGCCGATCATCAGCAAGCAGGCCGGCCGCTGCATGGACTGCGGCATCCCGTTCTGCCACAACGGCTGTCCGCTGGGGAACCTGATCCCCGAATGGAACGACTACGCCTACCGCGAGGACTGGCGGGCCGCCTCCGAGCGGCTGCACGCCACCAACAACTTCCCGGAGTTCACCGGGCGGCTGTGCCCCGCGCCCTGCGAATCGGCGTGCGTGCTGGGCATCAACCAGCCCGCCGTCACCATCAAGAACGTCGAAGTCACCATCATCGACAAGGCATGGGAGGCCGGCGACGTCACCCCGCAGCCGCCCGAGCGGCTGTCCGGCAAGACCGTCGCCGTCATCGGCTCGGGCCCGGCGGGCCTGGCCGCCGCCCAGCAGCTCACCCGGGCCGGCCACACCGTCGCGGTCTACGAGCGCGCCGACCGGATCGGCGGACTGCTGCGCTACGGCATCCCCGAGTTCAAGATGGAGAAGCGGCACATCAACCGGCGCATCGAGCAGATGCGCGCGGAGGGCACCAAATTCCGCACCGGTGTGCAGATCGGCACCGACCTCGACGCCGCCAAGCTCGCCAAGCGCTACGACGCCGTCGTCATCGCGGCCGGCGCGACCATCTCCCGCGACCTGCCGGTCCCCGGCCGGGACCTGAACGGCATCCATGTGGCGATGGACTACCTGCCGCTGGCCAACAAGGTGCAGGAGGGCGACTTCGTGGCGCCCCCCATCACCGCCGAGGGCAAGCACGTCGTCGTCATCGGCGGCGGCGACACCGGCGCGGACTGCGTCGGCACCGCACACCGGCAGGGCGCGCGGTCCGTCACCCAGCTGGAGATCATGCCGCGACCCTCCGACGAGCGCCCGACCGGCCAGCCCTGGCCGACGATGCCGGCCGTGTACAAGGTCACCTCGGCGCACGAGGAGGGCGGCGAGCGGGTCTACGCCGTCAACACCATGAAGTTCACCGGCGACGCGGACGGCAACGTGCGCGAGCTGCACCTGGTCGAGGTCGCCTTCCAGGACGGGGTGTTCGTCCCGCAGACCGGCACCGAGAGGATCATCCCGGCCGACCTGGTGACCCTCGCGATGGGCTTCACCGGCACCGACCAGTCCAACGGCCTGGTCGACCAGCTCGGCCTCGACCTGGACGCCCGCGGCAACATCGCCCGCGACGGCTCCTACGCCACGAACGTCGCCGGCGTCTTCGTCGCCGGCGACGCGGGACGCGGCCAGTCGCTCATCGTCTGGGCCATCGCCGAGGGCCGCTCGGCCGCCAAGGCGGTCGACGCGTACCTCACCGGGGTGCCGTCCGCCCTGCACGCGCCGATCCGTCCCACCGACCGCCCGCTGACCGTCTGA
- the pepN gene encoding aminopeptidase N: MPVLTHAEAETRARDLTVHHYALDLDLTGGDEGFGSVAVIRFLARRDCDTFAEIRPTALRRVVLDGRDLDPGLLADNRIPLAGLTEGEHELRVEADMPYSRTGEGMHRFTDPEDGETYLYTQLFMNDMQRVAASFDQPDLKAVFDVSVSAPAEWTVLGNGIATRTAPGRWQLATTPPLATYFVAVAAGPWHSVRTEHAGLPFGLHCRRSMAPYLDHDAPAIFDITRRCFDRYHELFGEPYPYDSYDQAFTPEFNAGAMENPGLVTFREDFVHRSAVTPVEAQFRGVVIAHEMAHMWFGNLVTLRWWDDIWLNESFAEYMGFQVLAEATGFTGTWTDFAVARKAWGYDADQRPSTHPVAPDPEAVPDTASAMNNFDGISYAKGASALRQLVAWLGPKDFTAGLNTHFARHRFGNAALADFLDSLGTATDRDVPAWAAAWLRTSGVDTLTPAVAPGAPEGGWRLEIGHRGHRPHHIGVGLYDRAVADPGALVLRDRLTVDIAADSVVEQHDLTGPAPDLILLNDGDLTFAKVHFDPQSWATLRDTLGGLPDPLGRAVAWNAARNLARDGLIAPAEYLALTAAHLPGEREPGIVDAVLTFCRNQLTDQFLDPALRPGALRTLAETARGLLAAGLEGTRLSATRAMVDAALDTEELRGWYDEGEIPGGTPLDPELRWRMLLRLAVLGAAGPADIDAELVRDPSAVGREGAARCRAALPDAEAKAAAWQAMFHDDSQSNYLFTANAQGFWHPEQVELTGEYVGRYFTDVVGLAARRGTAIAEAAGRVAFPHTAVADGTLRLGRECLDDPAVTPALRRALADRLDDLSRTLRIRTT; this comes from the coding sequence ATGCCTGTTCTGACCCACGCCGAGGCCGAGACCCGTGCCCGCGACCTGACCGTCCACCATTACGCGCTCGACCTCGACCTGACCGGCGGCGACGAGGGGTTCGGCTCGGTCGCCGTGATCCGCTTCCTGGCCCGCCGCGACTGCGACACCTTCGCCGAGATCCGGCCGACCGCCCTGCGCCGCGTCGTCCTCGACGGCCGCGACCTCGACCCCGGCCTGCTGGCGGACAACCGGATCCCGCTGGCCGGCCTCACCGAGGGCGAGCACGAACTGCGGGTCGAGGCGGACATGCCGTACTCGCGCACCGGCGAGGGCATGCACCGCTTCACCGACCCCGAGGACGGTGAGACGTACCTCTACACGCAGCTGTTCATGAACGACATGCAGCGCGTCGCCGCGTCCTTCGACCAGCCCGACCTCAAGGCCGTCTTCGACGTCTCGGTCAGCGCCCCGGCCGAGTGGACCGTCCTCGGCAACGGCATCGCCACCAGGACCGCCCCGGGCCGCTGGCAGCTCGCCACCACTCCGCCGCTCGCCACCTACTTCGTCGCCGTCGCCGCCGGACCCTGGCACTCGGTGCGCACCGAGCACGCCGGGCTGCCGTTCGGCCTGCACTGCCGCCGCTCGATGGCCCCCTACCTCGACCACGACGCGCCCGCGATCTTCGACATCACCCGGCGCTGCTTCGACCGCTACCACGAGCTGTTCGGCGAGCCGTACCCGTACGACTCCTACGACCAGGCCTTCACCCCGGAATTCAACGCCGGGGCGATGGAGAACCCCGGACTGGTCACCTTCCGCGAGGACTTCGTGCACCGGTCGGCCGTCACCCCGGTCGAGGCGCAGTTCCGCGGGGTGGTCATCGCGCACGAGATGGCGCACATGTGGTTCGGCAACCTCGTCACCCTGCGCTGGTGGGACGACATCTGGCTGAACGAGTCCTTCGCCGAGTACATGGGCTTCCAGGTGCTGGCCGAGGCCACCGGGTTCACCGGCACGTGGACCGACTTCGCGGTCGCCCGCAAGGCCTGGGGCTACGACGCCGACCAGCGCCCCTCCACCCACCCCGTCGCCCCCGACCCGGAGGCGGTCCCGGACACCGCGTCCGCGATGAACAACTTCGACGGCATCTCCTACGCCAAGGGCGCCTCCGCGCTGCGCCAACTCGTCGCCTGGCTCGGGCCCAAGGACTTCACCGCCGGGCTCAACACGCACTTCGCCCGGCACCGCTTCGGCAACGCCGCGCTCGCCGACTTCCTCGACTCCCTCGGCACCGCCACCGACCGCGACGTCCCCGCCTGGGCCGCGGCCTGGCTGCGCACCTCCGGCGTGGACACCCTCACCCCCGCGGTCGCGCCCGGGGCACCCGAGGGCGGCTGGCGGCTGGAGATCGGCCACCGCGGGCACCGCCCGCACCACATCGGGGTCGGGCTCTACGATCGGGCCGTCGCCGACCCCGGCGCGCTCGTGCTGCGCGACCGGCTCACCGTCGACATCGCCGCGGACTCCGTCGTCGAACAGCACGACCTGACCGGGCCCGCGCCCGACCTGATCCTGCTCAACGACGGCGATCTGACCTTCGCCAAGGTCCACTTCGACCCGCAGTCCTGGGCGACCCTGCGCGACACCCTCGGCGGGCTGCCCGACCCGCTCGGGCGCGCGGTCGCCTGGAACGCGGCACGCAACCTCGCACGCGACGGGCTCATCGCACCCGCCGAGTACCTGGCGCTGACCGCCGCGCACCTTCCCGGCGAGCGGGAACCCGGCATCGTGGACGCCGTCCTCACCTTCTGCCGCAACCAGCTCACCGACCAGTTCCTCGACCCGGCGCTCCGCCCCGGGGCGCTGCGCACCCTGGCGGAGACCGCCCGCGGGCTGCTCGCCGCGGGCCTGGAGGGCACCCGGCTCAGCGCCACCCGCGCGATGGTCGACGCGGCGCTCGACACGGAGGAGCTGCGCGGCTGGTACGACGAGGGGGAGATCCCCGGGGGCACGCCCCTCGACCCCGAGCTGCGCTGGCGGATGCTGCTGCGGCTCGCCGTGCTCGGCGCGGCCGGCCCCGCCGACATCGACGCGGAACTGGTCCGCGACCCGAGCGCCGTCGGGCGCGAGGGCGCCGCCAGGTGCCGGGCGGCGCTGCCGGACGCCGAGGCCAAGGCTGCCGCGTGGCAGGCGATGTTCCACGACGACTCGCAGTCGAACTACCTCTTCACGGCCAACGCGCAGGGTTTCTGGCACCCCGAACAGGTGGAGCTCACCGGCGAGTACGTCGGGCGGTACTTCACGGACGTCGTCGGGCTCGCCGCCCGGCGCGGCACCGCGATCGCCGAGGCCGCCGGGCGGGTGGCCTTCCCGCACACCGCCGTCGCGGACGGGACGCTGCGCCTGGGCCGCGAGTGCCTCGACGACCCCGCTGTCACCCCGGCCCTCCGCCGCGCCCTCGCCGACCGCCTCGACGACCTGTCCCGCACCCTCCGCATCCGCACAACCTGA